One genomic window of Anaerolineae bacterium includes the following:
- a CDS encoding L-lactate permease, which produces MAFALSILPILLILVLMAGFNLSAEKAGLIGYLACVLIGVLFFGVTLPILGYGHLKGVWFAIDVLLIIWASYLFYLVLEEAGIVAILQTRLPNIAPSKGMQALALGWVFASFLQGVGGFGVPVAVIAPILIHLGFNPLQAILIPSVGHGWGVTFGSLGSSFRALLAVSGHPIFPLNVITAIMLAASCVLSGWICLLLVDGWKTLQSLFGWATSIGIVMGIFMFVSVWLGVWNLGTFLGALAGLAWFIVLVRFFYNHRRIDQQTGRELAVAFSGFGILIGLIFAVNFVPFLNTLLHRVELTISFPALITGPNRLNLPPHEMAAGKVGQVAVFSHPGIVLFYAIFVIGLWFRYLGRLDRESIPRVGKKLIRGLIPTTIGVWAMVTMSSLMEMSGMTDAIAHGLSAWFAGVYPLVSLLIGAIGAFMTGSNTNSNVLFATLQMQTGRLLGYSTAIILAAQTAAASIASTLAPAKIIVGTSTSGLRGQEGWIIRKLLPIVLFQILFLASIVYGILWIERMLS; this is translated from the coding sequence ATGGCTTTTGCTTTATCCATCTTGCCAATTCTGCTGATTTTGGTTTTAATGGCTGGATTTAACCTGAGCGCGGAAAAAGCCGGTTTGATCGGTTATCTGGCATGTGTTCTGATCGGGGTGCTTTTCTTTGGGGTAACTTTGCCTATCCTTGGCTATGGTCACTTAAAGGGCGTTTGGTTTGCGATCGATGTTTTGCTCATTATCTGGGCTTCCTATCTATTCTATTTGGTGCTTGAAGAAGCCGGGATTGTGGCAATTTTACAGACAAGGCTACCAAATATTGCACCTTCGAAGGGGATGCAGGCGCTTGCGCTGGGTTGGGTCTTTGCTTCTTTTTTACAGGGCGTCGGTGGTTTTGGGGTGCCGGTGGCGGTGATTGCTCCGATCTTAATCCATTTAGGTTTTAATCCGCTGCAGGCGATTTTGATTCCCTCCGTTGGACATGGATGGGGAGTCACCTTTGGTTCCCTTGGGTCTTCGTTTCGGGCGTTATTGGCTGTCAGTGGTCATCCGATTTTTCCCCTCAACGTTATAACGGCAATCATGCTGGCCGCTTCGTGTGTCTTGAGTGGCTGGATTTGTTTGCTGTTGGTGGATGGATGGAAAACGTTACAAAGCTTGTTTGGTTGGGCAACCAGCATCGGGATTGTGATGGGGATATTTATGTTCGTAAGCGTCTGGCTGGGGGTATGGAATTTGGGCACATTCCTGGGGGCGCTGGCTGGTTTGGCGTGGTTTATTGTCCTGGTGCGCTTCTTTTATAATCACCGACGAATCGACCAACAAACCGGACGAGAACTCGCTGTTGCCTTTTCTGGCTTTGGAATTCTCATCGGGTTGATTTTTGCGGTCAATTTTGTTCCCTTCTTGAATACATTGCTCCACCGCGTTGAGTTGACAATAAGTTTTCCTGCCCTGATAACGGGACCAAATCGTTTGAATCTGCCACCGCATGAAATGGCGGCTGGTAAAGTTGGTCAGGTAGCTGTATTTTCTCATCCAGGCATCGTCCTTTTTTATGCCATTTTTGTGATTGGGCTTTGGTTCAGGTATCTTGGCCGTCTTGATCGGGAATCCATTCCTCGAGTTGGCAAGAAACTGATCCGGGGATTGATACCGACCACCATTGGGGTGTGGGCGATGGTGACAATGTCGAGTCTAATGGAAATGAGTGGAATGACCGATGCAATTGCCCATGGTTTAAGTGCCTGGTTTGCCGGAGTCTATCCACTGGTTTCTTTGTTGATTGGGGCAATTGGAGCGTTTATGACGGGCAGTAATACAAACTCCAACGTACTCTTTGCCACCCTGCAAATGCAAACAGGACGCCTCTTGGGATACTCGACCGCAATTATCCTGGCAGCCCAGACGGCGGCAGCTTCGATTGCATCGACCCTGGCACCGGCAAAGATCATCGTCGGCACCAGCACCAGCGGATTGCGAGGCCAGGAAGGATGGATTATCCGCAAATTATTACCGATTGTTTTGTTTCAGATTCTCTTTCTGGCGAGCATTGTTTATGGTATTCTATGGATTGAAAGGATGCTCTCGTGA
- a CDS encoding Galactokinase, with amino-acid sequence MIAESLLVEQFVNRFQAQPKVFARAPGRVNILGEHVDYNDGVVLPMAIDREIGIVARKIEANEAHLVALDLNEEVVFTYQSLQEKKDKSGRPLPRWALYPAGVAWVFLQKRLAVSGIQAVFSSSIPIGAGLSSSAAFEVAFATLWSALGGWQLEPLTLAQDCQKAENEYVGVACGLLDQFSSVCGVDGHLLFFDTRSLEWKPLRFFEDCVIVIADSKVERSLTSSEYNQRRETCEEAVRYLQRYLPNLKSLRDITPVEYAAYREYLPAEARRRAEHVVKEIARVYSAVNALRNNDRRAFGALMYASHYSLRDDYEVSHPNLDILVEIAKQLPGCYGARLTGAGFGGCTVNMVAKSEVDRFVTELDRLYFERTSLKGAVFAVEASQGANWKLI; translated from the coding sequence GTGATCGCAGAGTCTTTGCTTGTTGAACAATTTGTCAACCGTTTTCAAGCTCAGCCAAAAGTATTTGCCCGTGCGCCCGGAAGGGTGAACATCCTGGGTGAGCATGTGGATTATAACGATGGGGTTGTTTTGCCGATGGCGATTGATCGCGAGATCGGCATCGTCGCCCGTAAAATAGAAGCAAACGAAGCACACCTGGTGGCTTTAGACCTGAACGAAGAAGTGGTTTTTACCTACCAAAGCCTTCAGGAGAAAAAGGACAAGTCGGGACGTCCACTGCCACGCTGGGCGTTGTATCCTGCGGGCGTTGCCTGGGTGTTTTTACAAAAGCGACTCGCTGTCAGCGGCATTCAAGCGGTATTTTCCTCGAGTATTCCCATTGGGGCGGGGTTGAGTTCATCTGCGGCTTTTGAGGTGGCTTTTGCCACACTGTGGAGTGCTCTGGGAGGCTGGCAGTTAGAGCCGCTGACGCTGGCACAAGATTGTCAAAAAGCCGAAAACGAGTATGTAGGGGTGGCGTGTGGTTTGTTGGATCAATTTTCCAGCGTTTGTGGAGTAGACGGACATCTTTTATTTTTCGATACCCGAAGTTTAGAATGGAAGCCTTTGCGATTCTTCGAGGACTGCGTGATTGTCATCGCCGACTCAAAGGTTGAGAGGTCGTTGACAAGTTCCGAATACAATCAGCGGCGGGAGACATGTGAAGAGGCTGTTCGCTACTTACAACGCTATCTGCCAAATTTGAAGTCTTTACGGGACATCACTCCGGTTGAGTATGCCGCCTATCGGGAATATCTGCCGGCGGAAGCTCGACGCCGGGCGGAGCATGTGGTTAAAGAAATTGCGCGGGTCTATTCAGCGGTGAACGCTTTAAGAAATAATGACCGCCGCGCCTTTGGGGCGTTGATGTATGCCAGTCATTACAGCTTACGCGACGATTATGAAGTCAGTCATCCGAACCTTGACATTTTGGTTGAGATTGCCAAACAATTGCCCGGGTGTTATGGCGCGCGCTTGACCGGTGCTGGTTTTGGCGGGTGTACCGTCAATATGGTGGCAAAATCCGAGGTTGATCGCTTTGTTACAGAATTAGATCGTCTGTACTTCGAACGAACCTCGCTCAAAGGAGCTGTCTTTGCCGTCGAAGCCAGTCAGGGGGCGAATTGGAAATTGATTTGA
- a CDS encoding High-affnity carbon uptake protein Hat/HatR — protein sequence MKSRQGNSSLIPLHPFGLLLLAGIFALTQIYCRLTSLPFFATPTPTLTATLSPTPTLTSTPTLLPTFTPTFTSTPTPTLTPTPLLLVDSGTPIPPAFPILDALSAPLVSGITAYQTPPLVDFKWHPNRFLLAAGTTNSLYLIDPAQPQNLTIIALDEGLTTFDFSPDGRWLVSGHRFGDRLESFFGKVEVWIAPNYPRVAYFGDYRAVGQIQYNTDGTKVAIAYSTITDEQNAIQFRDTTTWEILSTLKTGNLVSMRISLDEKTLITIPDRYSIKVWDLEKQEVRYAIPTSFSGAASCLAISPDSTLFATGHYDGSIILWDLEKGERLRSMQASGVVESLAFDQNGQILASGSSYQAALIEIWSVTSGEKLRELEGHLRGVNFLAFSTSNQLLASASYDGTIRLWGIRP from the coding sequence ATGAAAAGCAGACAAGGCAATTCTTCGCTTATTCCCCTGCACCCTTTTGGATTGCTCCTGCTGGCTGGCATCTTTGCGTTGACCCAGATCTACTGTCGTCTGACTTCCCTTCCTTTCTTTGCGACCCCAACACCAACCCTGACAGCCACGCTATCCCCCACGCCAACCCTGACTTCAACGCCAACACTCCTGCCAACTTTCACGCCCACTTTCACGTCAACCCCAACGCCTACCCTGACGCCAACCCCGCTTCTCCTGGTTGACTCTGGCACACCCATTCCACCCGCCTTTCCCATCCTTGACGCCTTGAGCGCGCCTCTGGTCTCAGGCATCACCGCGTATCAAACCCCACCCCTGGTAGATTTCAAATGGCATCCCAACCGTTTTCTGCTTGCAGCCGGCACAACCAACTCGCTTTACCTGATCGATCCAGCTCAACCCCAGAACCTGACGATCATCGCATTGGACGAGGGTTTAACGACCTTTGACTTCAGCCCGGATGGTCGCTGGCTGGTCAGTGGTCATCGCTTCGGTGATCGCCTCGAGAGCTTCTTTGGCAAGGTTGAGGTTTGGATCGCTCCGAATTATCCCCGCGTGGCGTACTTTGGCGACTATCGGGCGGTCGGTCAAATCCAGTACAACACCGATGGAACAAAGGTTGCGATTGCTTATAGCACGATTACCGATGAACAGAACGCAATTCAATTTCGAGATACAACTACCTGGGAAATCTTGTCCACGCTCAAGACCGGCAATCTAGTGTCTATGCGAATTTCCCTGGATGAAAAAACCCTGATCACTATCCCCGACCGCTACTCGATCAAGGTATGGGATTTAGAAAAGCAAGAAGTCCGTTATGCAATCCCGACTTCTTTTAGCGGAGCTGCCAGTTGTCTGGCTATCTCACCGGATAGCACCCTGTTTGCCACCGGTCATTACGATGGTTCGATCATCCTTTGGGATTTGGAGAAAGGTGAGCGCCTGCGTTCAATGCAAGCCAGCGGCGTTGTCGAGAGTCTGGCTTTTGATCAAAATGGACAGATTCTGGCCTCGGGTTCCAGCTATCAAGCCGCGCTGATCGAAATCTGGTCTGTAACCAGTGGAGAGAAATTGCGCGAACTGGAAGGGCATCTGCGCGGGGTTAACTTCCTTGCCTTCTCAACCAGCAACCAACTGCTTGCCTCTGCCTCTTATGATGGCACAATTCGACTTTGGGGGATTCGCCCATAA
- a CDS encoding bacillopeptidase F: MKPKIRILLTFLFASLAVSLLFFAISSQPSLAEYSDTPPAMEGVDWKKLHPDLIRSLAHPQQAELIPLIVEWKRDESSLRSMAEQSFRSRQDQRQMVVSFLQEEAARQTAELVKILEKAKRSGQASELRLFWASPVIALKASPDLIKTLSTRSEVVFIRPDERIELEDSAVELFDLTSSQEFLYNLDLVEVDKVEQFLQLSGAGVVVANIDSGVDGFHPALMKQYRGYNPNGPAQHIGNWYVVTGEPYVYPGDGLGHGTHTMGIMVGDDGLGRRTGVAPKARWIAVKAFTNQGYTYESWLHAAFEWILAPAGNPALAPDIVNNSWGTDVGSDARFRGDVESLRAAGILPVFSAGNKGPDKETIGAPASYPEALAVGAVDETKLPTSFSSRGPSSWGEVKPELSAPGVNILSTYPGGGYSKMDGTSMAAPHVSGVAALLLEANPTLTVDQLEQILLQTTEPLSTTIPNNVSGYGLINAYAAALQVTQNGNLRGRVKESGTNLTIPFATLTLRDRHPTEPTVITLTAQADGSFDVYLPAGIYDVTAQRFDYQPQTQSVVVRNLQTASLDFYLSPLPFGMVSGRVLEVSTQVPLSATLRVAGTPLQTQTNPSNGEFQLRLPQGVWQVLVRAERHRIQQISYTIQAGQTYPDDILLDKAPHILLVDSGPWYYRSQIGFYERALEANRYPYHKLSIRSPYGINGIPDDRPSTSTLRAYDLVIWSAPGDSPGLIDLGSVISDYLSAGGNLLISGEDLAYLDAGGPSFFLPQYYLQQQISVRYKEEGWLTPLNGKANTPFSGLTLSLNTADSAQQQSHPDSVVVSNTLRTQTGLVWDGEEIGGVLSSYCTPFKAIWLGFGLEGSGPENNRNALLQRAIDWFTTPKPSYALYTEFHQNTPIAQPGQTVTGTFRIVNRGTQADTFLLELQGASWQTSLQLPDGRSFTDRASINLPSCESAVLTATVSIPASALRQQNSSFNLKVTSQNDPAVQETLTMNAKTPAPILVVDDQVWYDYLPRFLSPLDDLTLPHDVFVTKGFQQSPSTDTLEMYPVVIWTTGYDWYFTLAPEDESRLSHYLDQGGGLLLSSQDLLDLRQGSHFLSEKLGVGIAALSVTSTQAIPVVQNPLRLPPQASPLSFPFLNWSDSISPSTQTLPLLMDENLNLIGTLHPPANARSAFFSIPLETLPEQPRQQLIQRSVFWLSPFGDTEFQISPSVTKGGQLPITIKLRRRIPNPTADRLVLPLPAHTSLLSGSLSGPWSYSASENALIYQGVVPHSQTVTLKATLVVSNQVPDATPISIESLFYDSQGLVTKYRQLVSIDQAYLEVDKVWSPKTAYSGNIIDFTITLDNQGVVADQVVLTETLSDHLHLIPTSVTADSGSVSVIEQGFIWRSTLTAQQETILNYQAVLDHPSTSGFAFTRSNIRYTYADLVAFAKIKTPWIYYFPFIAR, encoded by the coding sequence ATGAAGCCCAAAATCCGCATTTTGTTGACCTTTCTTTTCGCCAGCCTGGCGGTCAGCCTGCTATTTTTCGCTATTTCTTCTCAGCCCTCTCTGGCAGAATATTCCGACACACCTCCGGCGATGGAGGGCGTGGATTGGAAAAAACTGCACCCCGACCTGATCCGTTCTCTGGCACACCCTCAGCAAGCGGAGTTAATCCCCTTAATTGTCGAGTGGAAACGAGATGAATCTTCTCTCCGCTCCATGGCAGAGCAATCATTTCGCTCCAGGCAAGATCAACGCCAGATGGTGGTCAGTTTTCTCCAGGAAGAAGCTGCCCGACAAACTGCTGAGCTGGTGAAAATCCTGGAAAAAGCAAAACGCAGTGGACAGGCAAGCGAACTGCGGCTCTTTTGGGCAAGCCCGGTGATCGCCCTGAAAGCAAGCCCTGACCTGATCAAGACTCTATCAACGCGCAGTGAAGTTGTCTTCATCCGTCCGGATGAAAGGATCGAACTGGAAGACTCTGCGGTCGAATTGTTCGATTTGACCTCGTCGCAGGAGTTTCTTTACAACCTCGATCTGGTGGAGGTCGATAAAGTGGAACAATTCCTTCAATTAAGTGGCGCGGGTGTTGTGGTCGCAAACATCGATAGCGGCGTTGATGGCTTCCACCCTGCCCTGATGAAACAATATCGCGGCTATAACCCCAATGGACCTGCTCAACATATCGGAAACTGGTATGTGGTGACCGGAGAACCCTATGTATATCCTGGGGATGGCTTGGGTCACGGGACGCACACCATGGGGATTATGGTCGGAGATGATGGATTGGGTCGTCGCACCGGTGTTGCCCCCAAAGCCAGATGGATTGCCGTCAAAGCCTTCACCAACCAGGGCTATACTTATGAATCGTGGCTTCATGCCGCTTTTGAGTGGATTCTTGCTCCGGCTGGCAATCCTGCCCTGGCGCCGGATATTGTCAATAATTCCTGGGGTACAGATGTCGGCAGCGACGCCCGCTTTCGTGGGGATGTCGAGAGCCTGCGCGCAGCCGGGATATTACCGGTTTTCTCAGCCGGCAATAAAGGTCCTGACAAAGAAACGATCGGCGCTCCCGCAAGTTATCCGGAAGCATTGGCGGTTGGCGCAGTAGATGAGACCAAACTCCCCACCAGTTTTTCCTCACGCGGTCCCAGCAGTTGGGGAGAAGTCAAGCCCGAGTTGAGCGCGCCGGGCGTCAATATTCTCTCTACCTATCCAGGCGGTGGATATTCAAAAATGGATGGCACCTCAATGGCAGCTCCTCATGTCTCGGGGGTTGCTGCTCTGCTCCTGGAAGCCAACCCTACCCTCACCGTCGATCAACTGGAGCAAATTCTGTTGCAAACCACCGAACCGCTCTCGACCACCATCCCGAACAACGTCAGTGGCTATGGTTTGATCAATGCCTATGCCGCCGCGCTGCAAGTGACGCAAAATGGGAACCTGCGCGGTAGGGTAAAAGAAAGTGGCACCAATTTAACCATCCCCTTCGCCACGCTAACGCTTCGCGATCGTCATCCCACCGAACCAACCGTGATCACTCTGACCGCCCAGGCAGATGGCAGCTTTGACGTCTACCTGCCCGCTGGCATCTACGATGTCACAGCGCAGCGCTTTGATTATCAGCCTCAAACGCAATCGGTTGTCGTTCGGAATTTGCAAACTGCCTCGCTCGATTTCTATCTATCCCCTTTACCTTTTGGAATGGTTTCGGGCAGGGTGTTGGAAGTTTCCACCCAGGTACCTCTATCAGCTACTCTAAGGGTCGCCGGAACCCCCTTGCAAACCCAAACGAACCCGTCCAACGGAGAATTTCAACTGCGCCTTCCCCAGGGCGTCTGGCAGGTTTTGGTTCGGGCAGAGAGACATCGCATACAGCAAATCTCCTACACAATTCAAGCCGGGCAAACTTACCCGGATGACATTCTCCTGGACAAAGCACCGCACATTCTGCTGGTCGATAGTGGCCCCTGGTACTACCGCAGTCAGATTGGTTTTTATGAACGCGCCCTGGAGGCAAATCGTTACCCTTACCATAAACTGTCAATCCGCAGTCCTTATGGGATCAATGGAATACCCGATGACCGTCCCAGCACCTCGACTCTGCGTGCCTATGATCTGGTCATCTGGTCAGCACCGGGCGATTCACCGGGCTTAATTGATCTGGGATCGGTCATCTCAGATTATCTAAGTGCAGGAGGCAACCTGTTGATCAGCGGCGAGGATCTTGCCTATCTGGATGCCGGAGGGCCAAGCTTTTTCCTGCCTCAATATTACCTGCAACAGCAAATAAGTGTTCGATATAAGGAAGAAGGCTGGCTTACCCCCTTGAATGGCAAAGCCAACACGCCCTTCTCTGGTTTAACCCTCTCGCTGAACACCGCTGACAGCGCCCAACAGCAATCCCATCCGGACTCGGTGGTTGTTTCCAACACCCTTCGCACGCAGACAGGACTGGTCTGGGATGGTGAAGAAATTGGCGGTGTTCTCTCCAGTTACTGCACGCCCTTCAAGGCAATCTGGCTCGGGTTTGGATTGGAAGGCTCAGGTCCAGAGAACAATCGAAACGCCCTCTTGCAACGCGCCATCGATTGGTTTACCACCCCCAAGCCATCTTATGCCTTATATACCGAGTTTCACCAGAATACACCGATTGCCCAACCCGGGCAAACCGTTACGGGCACTTTTCGGATTGTCAATCGTGGCACTCAGGCAGATACCTTTCTCCTCGAATTGCAAGGCGCAAGCTGGCAAACCTCGCTCCAGTTACCTGATGGACGCTCGTTTACCGACCGGGCATCCATTAACCTGCCTTCCTGTGAGTCAGCTGTACTCACTGCCACAGTAAGCATCCCTGCTTCTGCTCTCCGCCAGCAGAACTCATCCTTCAACCTTAAAGTTACCAGTCAAAACGATCCCGCCGTGCAAGAAACCTTAACGATGAATGCCAAAACCCCTGCACCTATCCTGGTTGTCGACGATCAGGTCTGGTACGATTATCTACCTCGCTTTCTTTCCCCTCTGGATGACTTAACCCTTCCTCACGATGTTTTCGTCACCAAAGGTTTTCAACAAAGTCCCTCCACCGACACGCTTGAAATGTATCCTGTCGTAATCTGGACAACCGGCTATGACTGGTATTTCACCCTTGCGCCAGAGGATGAGAGCCGCCTTTCTCACTATCTCGACCAAGGCGGGGGATTGCTTCTCAGCAGTCAAGATTTGCTGGATTTACGCCAGGGCAGTCATTTCCTGAGCGAGAAACTGGGTGTGGGGATCGCCGCGCTCTCGGTCACTTCAACCCAGGCAATTCCCGTCGTCCAAAACCCCTTGAGACTCCCACCGCAAGCCTCCCCATTATCCTTTCCTTTCCTGAACTGGAGCGACAGTATCTCGCCATCCACCCAAACCCTGCCGCTATTGATGGATGAAAATCTAAATCTTATCGGTACCCTCCACCCACCTGCAAATGCTCGCTCCGCCTTTTTCTCCATCCCACTGGAGACCCTGCCTGAACAACCTCGCCAGCAACTTATCCAGCGGTCTGTCTTCTGGCTCAGCCCATTCGGGGATACAGAATTTCAGATTTCACCCAGCGTAACAAAAGGAGGGCAGTTACCCATCACAATCAAGCTCAGGCGCAGGATACCAAACCCGACTGCCGATCGACTAGTCCTTCCCCTCCCTGCCCATACCAGTCTTTTATCCGGCAGTCTCAGCGGTCCGTGGTCTTATTCTGCTTCCGAGAACGCCTTAATTTATCAAGGTGTTGTCCCACATTCTCAAACGGTCACCCTGAAGGCAACCCTTGTGGTATCCAACCAGGTTCCAGATGCCACTCCTATCTCTATTGAAAGTTTGTTCTATGATTCTCAAGGGCTGGTCACCAAATATCGGCAACTTGTGTCTATCGATCAAGCCTATCTTGAAGTTGACAAAGTATGGTCTCCGAAAACTGCGTATAGCGGCAATATCATTGACTTCACCATAACCCTCGATAATCAAGGTGTGGTTGCCGATCAAGTCGTTCTAACAGAAACCTTATCGGATCATCTCCACCTCATCCCCACTTCCGTAACGGCAGATTCTGGCTCGGTGTCCGTGATAGAGCAAGGCTTTATCTGGCGAAGTACATTAACGGCTCAACAGGAGACCATCCTGAACTATCAAGCCGTCCTTGACCATCCTTCAACCAGCGGATTTGCTTTCACCCGCTCAAACATCCGCTACACCTATGCAGACCTGGTTGCATTTGCCAAGATCAAGACTCCCTGGATCTATTACTTTCCCTTCATCGCCAGATAA
- a CDS encoding Recombination inhibitory protein MutS2 — MDEKTLNTLDFTKILRKIESYTAFRPSAELALALLPLTDPLEILHRQNLIQEAVRYLNKFNQAGIGGAHDIRQTIDLARHDGVATPQELLDVKDTLIAARSLMRTFDRLQIEYPKLSQLVLSMELPSGLIEAITLAISEHGEILDSASPALAAIRSELKTIRGRLLSKLQQMIADPAIVPILQETLITQRDGRYVIPIRTDFKGRIPAIVHDQSASGATLFIEPLNVVELNNQNRQLQLEERDEERRILFRLTQMIAASAEAIENCLATLAQFDLILSCAKYAIELDAVQPQLIHPSLAESQARHAPVILQFIQARHPLLDPQKVVPIDVELTHEAFALVITGPNTGGKTVSLKTVGLLTLMAQAGLPIPVQSATLRIFENVFADIGDEQSIEQSLSTFSGHVKNIIHILKHATPNCLVILDELGAGTDPQEGAALARAILSHLIEKKIPCLVTTHHPELKVFAHVTPGAMNASVEFDLETLQPTYHLSIGLPGRSNAIAIAQRLGMPEEIIQKARCDLNPADLESQDLLDEIQRQRELARQAYQQAELHRKEAEKLRAELSERLENIENERLTILESTQREADQLLTEIKEELRRIRRETMPGEQSNESLQEMTAKITELEQLVETETQEKQRKKKSLRTTRPLKVGDKVKLRSLGIRGTLTSINGEQVEVQAGRLRVQSDLHDLVFDEETSTPLDRSELTSTRLPIAKDTPDWELDLRGLRADEAIETIDRYLDSALFAGLPFVRLIHGKGSGRLRQVIREHLRKHPHIVSFEAGEDREGGEGVTIVKLT, encoded by the coding sequence ATGGATGAAAAAACCCTCAACACGCTGGATTTTACGAAAATTCTCCGCAAAATCGAGAGCTACACCGCCTTTCGACCCTCCGCAGAGCTGGCTCTTGCCTTGTTGCCGCTGACCGATCCACTGGAAATCCTGCATCGCCAGAACTTGATTCAGGAAGCAGTGCGTTATTTGAATAAATTTAACCAGGCAGGCATCGGCGGGGCGCATGATATCCGTCAGACCATTGATCTTGCCAGGCACGACGGTGTGGCTACGCCGCAAGAATTGTTAGATGTCAAGGATACGCTCATCGCGGCGCGTTCCCTGATGCGGACGTTCGATCGGCTTCAAATCGAATACCCAAAACTCAGCCAACTGGTCTTGAGCATGGAACTCCCCAGCGGCTTGATCGAGGCGATTACGCTGGCGATTTCGGAGCATGGCGAGATTCTCGATAGCGCTTCGCCTGCTCTGGCTGCCATTCGCTCCGAGCTTAAGACCATTCGCGGTCGCTTACTCTCGAAATTACAGCAGATGATCGCCGATCCGGCTATCGTTCCGATTTTACAGGAAACGCTCATCACCCAACGCGATGGCCGCTATGTCATTCCCATCCGCACCGACTTCAAAGGGCGCATTCCTGCCATAGTCCACGATCAATCCGCCTCGGGGGCAACCCTATTTATAGAACCTCTGAACGTGGTCGAATTGAACAACCAAAACCGTCAACTGCAACTGGAGGAAAGGGATGAAGAACGGCGCATCCTTTTTCGTCTGACTCAAATGATCGCCGCGTCTGCAGAGGCCATCGAAAATTGTTTGGCGACCCTGGCTCAATTTGATCTCATCCTATCCTGCGCAAAATATGCGATTGAACTCGACGCTGTCCAACCTCAACTGATCCATCCTTCCCTCGCAGAGTCACAAGCCAGACACGCTCCGGTTATCCTTCAATTCATCCAGGCCCGCCATCCTCTATTGGACCCTCAAAAAGTAGTCCCAATAGATGTGGAATTAACCCACGAAGCCTTTGCGCTGGTCATTACCGGCCCAAACACCGGCGGGAAAACGGTCTCGCTCAAAACCGTTGGTTTACTCACCTTGATGGCTCAGGCCGGTTTACCCATCCCGGTCCAATCCGCAACGCTAAGAATCTTCGAGAATGTCTTTGCTGACATCGGCGACGAACAATCCATTGAGCAATCCTTATCTACCTTCTCGGGACACGTTAAGAACATCATTCACATTCTGAAACACGCCACGCCCAACTGCCTGGTGATTTTAGATGAACTCGGTGCTGGCACCGATCCCCAGGAAGGAGCTGCCCTGGCTCGGGCGATCCTTTCCCACCTGATTGAGAAGAAAATCCCCTGTCTGGTTACCACCCATCACCCGGAATTGAAGGTTTTTGCCCATGTTACCCCTGGCGCAATGAACGCCAGCGTAGAATTCGATCTTGAGACCCTCCAACCCACCTATCATCTTTCCATCGGTTTGCCGGGTCGTTCCAATGCCATCGCCATTGCCCAGCGCTTAGGGATGCCGGAGGAAATTATTCAAAAAGCTCGCTGCGATTTAAACCCAGCCGATCTGGAAAGTCAAGATTTACTGGATGAAATCCAACGCCAGAGGGAACTCGCCCGTCAGGCATATCAGCAGGCTGAACTTCATCGCAAAGAAGCTGAAAAACTGCGTGCGGAACTCAGCGAACGTCTGGAGAACATCGAAAACGAACGCTTGACGATCCTCGAATCCACCCAACGTGAAGCCGATCAACTCCTGACGGAAATCAAAGAAGAACTGCGTCGAATCCGCCGCGAAACCATGCCCGGCGAGCAATCCAATGAGTCCCTCCAGGAAATGACCGCCAAAATCACAGAACTCGAACAACTCGTCGAAACCGAAACGCAGGAGAAACAGCGCAAGAAGAAAAGTTTGCGCACCACCCGCCCTCTCAAAGTCGGAGATAAAGTCAAATTGCGCTCCTTAGGCATCAGAGGCACGCTGACCAGTATCAACGGCGAACAGGTCGAAGTCCAGGCTGGCAGGTTGCGCGTTCAATCCGATCTGCACGACCTCGTTTTCGATGAAGAAACCAGTACACCACTCGATCGATCCGAATTAACTTCTACTCGCCTTCCCATAGCAAAGGATACCCCGGATTGGGAGCTTGACCTGCGCGGCCTGCGTGCCGACGAAGCCATTGAGACGATCGATCGCTATCTGGACTCGGCTTTATTTGCCGGCTTGCCTTTTGTGCGTCTGATCCATGGCAAAGGTAGCGGACGATTACGTCAGGTCATTCGCGAACACCTGCGCAAGCATCCTCATATTGTCTCCTTTGAAGCCGGTGAGGACCGTGAAGGCGGTGAAGGTGTCACCATTGTCAAGCTAACCTGA